In Methanothermus fervidus DSM 2088, a single genomic region encodes these proteins:
- a CDS encoding Predicted hydrolase of the metallo-beta-lactamase superfamily (COGs: COG2248 hydrolase (metallo-beta-lactamase superfamily)~InterPro IPR014426~KEGG: tko:TK1681 hypothetical protein~SPTR: B5ISH3 Putative uncharacterized protein~PFAM: Metallo-beta-lactamase superfamily): MASESLGVRSLSLYIENKNEKIIIDPGAALGPRRYSLPPSKVELKALDYSKKRILNFLEKSDIVIITHYHYDHYTPEADYSGKRVLLKHPKRNINLNQKRRASKFIKNLEFYEYADEKDINIGNTRIKISPPVPHGKEGTRLGFVIMCLIENKKRILYASDSQMLNELCVKWTIKQMPDIVVTSGPPTYLRHVKSTWELGVKNINKIIYETDANLILDHHIVRDKRYKEFFEEIDCEVLTCAKYLGMEDIPLEAYRGELHKMEKGKSVSIPFSIPKHLASY, from the coding sequence TTGGCTTCTGAGAGTTTAGGTGTTAGGAGTCTTTCATTATATATTGAAAATAAAAATGAAAAAATAATTATAGATCCCGGGGCTGCTTTAGGACCACGAAGATACTCACTTCCCCCATCAAAAGTAGAATTGAAAGCATTAGATTATAGTAAGAAAAGAATATTGAATTTTTTAGAAAAATCAGATATCGTTATTATTACACATTATCATTATGATCATTACACTCCAGAAGCTGATTATAGTGGAAAGAGAGTGTTGTTAAAGCATCCAAAAAGAAATATAAATTTAAATCAGAAAAGAAGAGCATCTAAATTTATAAAAAATTTAGAATTTTATGAATATGCAGATGAAAAAGATATAAATATTGGAAATACAAGAATAAAGATTTCTCCACCAGTTCCTCATGGTAAAGAAGGAACTAGGCTGGGATTTGTAATAATGTGTTTAATAGAAAATAAAAAAAGGATCTTATATGCAAGTGATAGTCAAATGTTAAATGAATTGTGTGTTAAATGGACTATTAAACAAATGCCTGATATTGTAGTGACTAGCGGTCCTCCAACCTATTTAAGACATGTAAAATCAACATGGGAATTAGGTGTAAAAAATATTAACAAAATAATATATGAAACTGATGCAAATTTAATTTTAGATCATCATATTGTCAGAGATAAAAGATATAAAGAATTTTTTGAAGAAATAGATTGTGAAGTTTTAACATGTGCAAAATATTTAGGCATGGAAGATATACCATTGGAAGCATATAGGGGTGAATTACATAAAATGGAAAAAGGTAAGAGTGTCAGCATTCCTTTTTCGATTCCTAAGCATTTAGCTAGCTATTAA
- a CDS encoding glycosyl transferase family 2 (COGs: COG1215 Glycosyltransferase probably involved in cell wall biogenesis~InterPro IPR001173~KEGG: adg:Adeg_0847 glycosyl transferase family 2~PFAM: glycosyl transferase family 2~SPTR: C9RCL0 Glycosyl transferase family 2~PFAM: Glycosyl transferase family 2), with amino-acid sequence MFLFIHLSWLFFGSLVLYFFPKKIKKKKKMEEWPPVTILIPCFNEENSIELTATALQFLDYPKYEVIFVDDASTDKTPEKIEEFVKNNENFYLLRLQENQGKANALNIALRFVSTPYVVVIDADTILHPSALKALISHFTNEKIGAVTANPIVFNRKSFLGKLQTIEFTSIIGLIKMSQRIFGRIFSVSGCAAAYRTDVLIDVGGFSPYSATEDIDVTWKIQRLKMEVVFEPDAIVFIHAPENFKDYWNQRKRWALGGWHLLRTHRTIFKNFKESFLWPLYIDVILSYVWSFDFVLLIIYVVLSKILNLGINISLIAWGGSFLTALGIIQATVASILYRKYDPKIPQYLIYAPWYFIFFFTINAFAVVRTSYKGLISPLHVVKWRSPERKINS; translated from the coding sequence ATGTTTTTATTTATCCATTTATCATGGCTATTTTTTGGATCACTGGTTCTCTACTTTTTTCCCAAAAAAATTAAGAAAAAGAAAAAAATGGAAGAGTGGCCTCCTGTTACAATTTTAATACCTTGTTTCAATGAAGAAAATTCTATAGAATTAACTGCAACTGCCTTACAATTTCTAGATTATCCGAAGTATGAGGTGATTTTTGTAGATGACGCCTCAACAGACAAAACTCCTGAAAAAATTGAAGAATTTGTTAAAAATAATGAAAATTTTTATTTGTTACGGCTACAAGAAAATCAAGGGAAAGCAAATGCTTTAAATATAGCATTAAGATTTGTATCTACCCCTTACGTTGTTGTTATAGATGCTGATACAATATTACATCCCAGTGCTTTAAAAGCCTTAATATCTCATTTCACAAATGAAAAAATTGGTGCAGTTACTGCAAACCCTATTGTATTTAATAGAAAAAGTTTTTTAGGTAAATTACAAACTATTGAATTTACATCAATAATAGGCTTAATTAAGATGTCTCAACGTATTTTTGGACGTATATTTTCAGTTTCCGGTTGTGCCGCTGCATATAGAACTGATGTTTTAATTGATGTAGGTGGTTTTTCACCTTACTCAGCTACTGAAGACATTGATGTTACTTGGAAAATCCAAAGATTGAAAATGGAGGTTGTTTTTGAACCTGATGCGATTGTATTTATTCATGCTCCTGAAAATTTTAAGGATTATTGGAATCAAAGAAAAAGATGGGCACTAGGGGGCTGGCATTTATTAAGAACTCATAGAACAATATTTAAAAATTTTAAAGAAAGTTTTCTTTGGCCTCTATACATAGATGTAATTTTGAGCTATGTTTGGTCATTTGATTTTGTTTTATTGATAATTTATGTAGTTTTATCTAAAATTTTGAACTTAGGAATCAATATATCATTAATAGCCTGGGGAGGGTCATTTCTTACAGCTTTAGGGATAATACAGGCTACAGTAGCATCAATACTATACAGAAAATACGATCCGAAAATTCCTCAGTATTTAATTTATGCTCCATGGTATTTCATATTTTTCTTTACAATAAATGCATTTGCAGTGGTTAGAACTTCATATAAAGGTCTAATATCACCTTTACACGTTGTTAAGTGGAGAAGTCCTGAAAGAAAAATTAATAGCTAG
- a CDS encoding hypothetical protein (KEGG: conserved hypothetical protein~SPTR: C6KT00 Putative uncharacterized protein), whose amino-acid sequence MYICVVNYLYRKLIGWPPYKKKEIKNPHHIKKREKILFLSKEAINKIFRGSTNGTIVYYCKVKNEKRFKEKKKLKISKLKKIANKGAEKYLNYLLRIMEG is encoded by the coding sequence ATGTATATTTGCGTTGTTAATTACCTCTACAGAAAATTAATTGGGTGGCCCCCATACAAAAAGAAGGAAATTAAAAACCCTCATCATATAAAAAAGAGAGAAAAAATATTATTTTTATCAAAAGAAGCTATTAATAAAATTTTTAGAGGTTCAACAAATGGAACTATTGTATATTATTGCAAGGTAAAAAATGAAAAACGTTTTAAGGAAAAGAAAAAATTAAAAATTTCTAAACTTAAAAAAATTGCCAACAAGGGGGCTGAAAAATATTTAAATTATCTCTTAAGAATCATGGAGGGATAA
- a CDS encoding Radical SAM domain protein (COGs: COG1180 Pyruvate-formate lyase-activating enzyme~InterPro IPR016431: IPR007197: IPR006638~KEGG: mth:MTH1395 pyruvate formate-lyase activating enzyme related protein~PFAM: Radical SAM domain protein~SMART: Elongator protein 3/MiaB/NifB~SPTR: O27446 Pyruvate formate-lyase activating enzyme related protein~PFAM: Radical SAM superfamily) — protein MIKEAYLYEKINKKVRCNVCMRKCLIPPNKKGFCGTRENKDGKLYTLIYSTVSSVAIDPIEKKPLFHFYPGENVYSLGTVGCNFRCKHCQNWTISQEWQSVATEEISPEEAIQAAKNYNCKMIAWTYNEPTIWFEYTLDSAKIAKENGIKTVYVTNGYMSKEAFKKIKPFLDAANIDLKAMSDKFYREICGVPSVDPVLENIVRWKKAGVHIEVTNLIIPKYNDSKEMIRELIEFMVEEVGVDTPLHFTRFFPHYKLSDLPPTYVDTLVKAREMALKMGMRYVYIGNVPGTEFENTYCYECGELLIERRGFGVSKINLDDKACPKCGAKIDIIL, from the coding sequence ATGATTAAAGAAGCTTACCTATATGAAAAAATTAATAAAAAAGTTAGATGTAATGTATGCATGCGCAAATGTCTTATTCCCCCAAATAAAAAAGGATTTTGTGGTACCAGAGAAAATAAAGATGGAAAACTCTATACCTTAATCTATTCTACAGTTTCTTCTGTGGCAATTGATCCAATAGAAAAAAAGCCACTATTCCATTTTTACCCAGGAGAAAATGTGTATTCTCTAGGAACCGTCGGCTGCAATTTCAGATGTAAACATTGTCAAAATTGGACAATATCTCAGGAATGGCAAAGTGTGGCAACTGAAGAGATATCTCCTGAAGAGGCAATACAAGCAGCAAAAAACTATAATTGTAAGATGATAGCATGGACATACAATGAACCAACCATATGGTTTGAATATACGTTAGATTCTGCAAAAATTGCTAAAGAGAATGGAATAAAAACTGTTTATGTGACTAACGGCTATATGAGTAAAGAGGCATTCAAAAAAATAAAACCATTTCTTGATGCTGCAAATATTGATCTTAAAGCAATGTCAGACAAATTTTATAGAGAAATATGCGGAGTTCCTAGTGTTGACCCTGTACTTGAAAATATAGTTAGATGGAAAAAAGCAGGAGTACATATAGAAGTTACAAATTTAATAATACCAAAATATAACGATTCTAAAGAGATGATAAGGGAATTGATTGAATTCATGGTCGAAGAAGTTGGAGTTGATACTCCACTCCATTTTACAAGGTTTTTCCCACATTATAAATTAAGTGATTTACCACCTACCTATGTGGATACTCTAGTAAAAGCAAGGGAAATGGCATTAAAAATGGGAATGAGATATGTCTACATTGGAAATGTTCCAGGAACAGAATTTGAAAATACGTATTGTTATGAGTGTGGTGAATTACTGATAGAGAGAAGAGGGTTTGGAGTAAGTAAAATAAACTTAGATGATAAAGCATGTCCAAAATGCGGAGCAAAAATAGACATAATCTTATGA